ttaaatttgttttgtaaaaTGTTGTGGCTTAATACCAACATTTTCAGAACTTTTATTCTTGATTGGTGAAATTTTCAAAGATGGATTAAGTGTCTTTGCTCGGACTCCGATCACCAGTGTCCCAAAGGTCAGACGATAATGTTTGCTTGATTGCTTTGAAATGCTGCACACATGGTGTGAATATACCCCAGCCGGAGATATTGTTAGTATAATAATAGGCGTACAACATCTCTTAGATTCCAGCCCACATTTGGCCCTTATAAATTTAATGGCATTAGACCAAATACTTTCAGCATCCACTTGGGTTTGACTTCtttctatatacatgtagtccGTATACCAACTAAACTGATTTCATAGGATGAAGTCAACATTTCTTAGTGGATGACCCCCTCCACGCCCTTCTCCACACACACCCTCCTCCCCTTTTACAGTTTGCAATCAAAAATACTGTTCTGATGTGAAAGGGTtcagaaaggtcatttgtacaaaCAGGTGTGGGATCTATaaagtcacttttgtaaatCTAATCGTATAAGTTAACCCAATGCCAAACAGAAAATTCCACTTCAGCCAAAATATAGGCAACTCATGCGTATAGTTCAGTGAAACACAATAAATGCTGCAAGCAATTTTGTGAACAGCGCGCATCTTGCTTATGCCGTGTGAGCTTGTCTTCAACTCAACGATTATTCGTACAACTTTTTAGTCTTTGTCGTGTGTATATCTTTCTTTGAAATATGAAGAGGAATCGAGCAGATGATGGtaaatcatttattttcgtAAAGATGGTCGTTGAGAAGTTTATTTTGGCACTCTGATCCTCAACTGAAGTTCGGGATAACAAAAGACGTCAGAATAATGCCTCCAGCTGTGCGTCACCAGCTCTCATCGATGTTAAAGGAAACTAAAAACCCCAAAagaaatgtagattgagtgaaagtggcaacattagtagagcacatcagagaaagtttgaggaaaatcggacaatcgatgcaaaagttatgaattttaaaagttttggtgttggaacctctggataaagagactacttgagtttatgagTTCATGtgaggacaacaatataaagaaaatataaagaaaattcaacatgctttcacttttctatagCGCAATGAAAGAGTACGAGTACTTAACTAACCGCTTTTAGAAAGCAAgaggaataattactacccttaaaatatgtcagtatcaagttggtggaatatgtaattttcatgaaaaatgaatttttgtggaattctctttattttcttcatgttgttgtccaaacatgacgtcataaactgtagtagtctccttatccagtcattacaacatcaaaactttgaaaattaataacttttgcattgattgtccgattttcctcaacctTTCACTGACGTCTTCTGCTAATTTCGCTGCTTTcaatcaatccacattgctatttggtttttggtttcctttaacttAGGGCTGGGCTCGCATTCCAACTCAACAGTCGACGGAATGGTTCAGAGATCGGGTCAAATATACAGTGATTGTTCACGTGTGACATATCAACTCGGCTCCACGATTCCCACATCTGTACCTCCCCCTCCCGCCCCCACCCTCCCGCTCCCCACCACTTGTACATGACGCTCATCTACCTGTCTCTCTAACGTATtcattatatatacacacagacatcttTACGAAATCTTTTCATCCCGTATATGATAATAGTTATACTGGCAAACTACCGATGATCAAATACTTCTGCGTGGTGCCCAACCCCAACGTTCTGCATCTAACCCTTGAGCGACCACGCCCATCAATTTAACGTCTCTACCAtcatgctgttgtttttttttcttttgcgttttatTTGTGGAAAACCAAACCATATTTGTTGTTTAGTTGATCATATTGACCAAAGAAACCATCCTTCTAAGGGAGCTGTATAAGAAAGAGCACAATATCATAAAAGTTTAAAAAGAGAAAGGGATAGAATGACAAAAGTAAAAGGTTGATTTTATGAAGATACGGAAGACAGGCCTAGAAGGAATGATGAGGATCGTGATGGAAGGAAAGAATGAGGAGCAGAACgaaagaatgaaagaacaagtgaaagacagacagagtcAAAGAATGGAAAGGGAAAGTTTTGCGATGCGACGAACGTGACGAACATGAGGACTCAAGCAGAAATATAAGGAGTATAATCAGACAGACATCGCGGTGGATAATACATCTTGTCGTCACAGATTTCAACGCTACTCGCTCACgtcaataacaaaaaataaaataaactaatTTGACATAGACCCTAGCTCCCCCTCAAAAGAGGGAAAGGAATGGTAGTCAATAAAGTATCAAGTATTCCACAATGTACGTGCATTTCTACTCCTTGTGACGAGTTTGATCATCACGTATTCCAGTGTTTGCTCTATTATAGACTGACACTAAGGAGAAAAGAAGATTACTCCAGTCGCTGATGATATTCCGCAtccctgtttatttttttagaaAAACATAATGAGTCATCTCAGATGCTCTGTCAGCGTTGAGGTTGAATCTTGACCTTTGCTACTGGATCACGTGAGGACGGcaggtttgtttgctttttcgaCGAATACCCAGACAATATTTATCATTGACAGTCAAAAATCGGATATCTTATGTGTTTGTGCCTATACTGCGcgcttgtgtatgtgtgataGCTTGGAGGACTGTTATCAATATTGTCGCGAGAATTTGACATCGTGGGAAGACGAATATCACAGCTGCTTGTAAGATGCAGATACCGCGCCAGAACTTTAAACGACGAACaatctgagaaaaaaagaagaatataatcATAAAGATTGCTCAATTCCAGAGCACGAATGACATTTGTTAACTATGTATAACCAAGGAGGTGGTCCCTCATATCGTACACATGTGTTCACAGTTAAATCCTTTTCATTTGTCTGTTTCCAATTTCTTCCTGCACGGTCAGAGCTACCTTGAAAAGTACGGCTACCTTGTGACGGGCGTGCAGCACTCACCAACATCTTTGGAGTCTGCGATTAGGTATTTATAATGAGAACGACTTCCCCATCTCACCTCTCTCCTCATCACCACCACCCCCTTTCTCCTCCCTTTCTTGCTCCTCACCCTCAGTTTCcgctcttcctcctctttccctCCTCCACCTTCTCCATCTCCTTGGGTGGTTTATTTCGTCACCTTTCTCCCACCCGCCCTTCTTCGTCATGAACTTCTTCCTCATTTCTCCCCCATCTCCTCGCCCTCCTTCTCCCGACCTCTTTCTCATCATTAACCTCGTACTCCTCTCTTCTTCTCgttatctttttcttctttcttctctcccttCCCTTCTTCCCCTTCTCctggttcttctttttttctccttctcctcatTAACCTCTTCCTTCTTTGATTTCTTATCTCACCCTGCTTTTCTTCTCTGTCGCAATTGACATTTATACTCTCCTTCTCCCACGCCTCCGTAATATCGATCTTCGTTTTGATCTAAAGTTTACTGTCTTCTTCTCCGAAAtcgatattttgtttttgtttttaatctgtcaATTTCTTGTCCTTTTCCTTATTGTCAATATAACCATTATAATCATTGCAATCATTATCActacagtttttgttttttattacaaaCGATTGCAGCACTGATAAAAGCAACCAAAGAAGCAGTTCCAGTCGAATAATAACATCATCGGAAGAGATAGTAAATACTCCCCTCGATTTACCAGATGAACTCAactcatgataatgataaatatgagCTGCTTCTGAATTATGGCAGTATTAATTGATGATGAAACCAGTGATGAAGTAAATCTCATCTGTGTTGATACGAGATTTCAAACACCATTACAACATTATTGTTGTTACGTTAATCAGTATTATCACTGTCATTACTATCATTCACAGAGTGTTTCAAGAGTTTGCCGGTCTTGAGCAGACCGGTTTACTAGATGAGGCGACTCAAGAGAAGCTCAGCGCCAAGCGATGCGGAGTGGAGGACATCGTGGGCACCGCTGGCATGGGGAAGCAGCAGAACCTAAGAACGAACGGGACTTCGCGTTTCAGGCGATACAACACCGATGGTAGGTATAcgtttgtttatctatctaaaTTATAATTGTTTCTGATGTATGTGTGGGTATGTGCGCGTGAGAGACCGTGcggatgtaggcctactccctTATGTGTGaaggtgagtgtgtgtgtgcgttggtGGATGTTTCATCCAGCCTCGGCAGGTTTATGCGTATAATTCATTATGCGTGATGATGTAATTTTCATAgaacgcgaaaatattgtgtattGTTCCGTAGAAATTAGTATGTTTAGGTttttacataatcatattttctaGAATCATGTATTGAATTATTATATATGTCATCAGGTTCTGTATGATAAAGACGAACACCGCAAAAGAACAATGTTAAACCTgacaattcaattttcaaagtCATAGTActtgcattttgtgaataaaccAGTGCTTTAAATTATTAGGCAGAAATATGTCTTGAAGTTTGAAAGGGAATAAAACAGACGATGAATATTCATTTCGGATCTTGCGTGTAGGTACCAAGTGGTCCAAGACCTCCTTGACGTACTACTTCAAGAACTACACACCCGACCTGACGCGCGCCCAGGTTCGAGACGCCATTCGGAGGGCGTTCCAGCTGTGGGCCGACGTGTCACCCCTAACCTTCAGCGAGACCTCCGACCGCAACGCTGACATCTTGATCGAGTTCGCAGCCGGTGTCCACAGCGATGGCTTCGCTGCAGCCTTCGATGGTCCAGGTAAGTCCCAGTTTATTGTTGGACCCGCGAAGCCTAACAAATACGATGGAAATATTGACAGTTGTATACCAACAGTGTTGACATTTCTTGCTGTTTTATTCAACTTTTATTCGACTAAATAGTTATTCCCGATTTAAAACTAATTTACAAATGTATGATACGCTTTGCATTTGAGTTTAGTTGTCTCTTTCTGTAAAATTAATTGTAGTGTTtcctctcaatttttttttttttttactcattatTGCTTTAACGACTCGAACGCACCCTGACTAAAACACGATTATAAAtgcgtgcaaaaaaaaaaaaatgattgttaaTGCATTCGTAAGCGTTATTTTTTCATAAGGAACGGGAATAAGTATTCTActgtatttcaattcaatttaagcAAATAGATTAAAATTTAACGAGTAAAATAGCAGACTACATTAGATTATTTCCACTCATGGCGTTTCTCACTTTGATCTTGCATGATTACGAGTGGTTACTTTGATAGGTGGAGTGGGGAGGAGGAATCTAATCATAAGAGAACAAATACAAATCTCATGTCATGAAAATGTCAGGCAAAGTGAGAGTCTCCTTTATTGCTATCGAACACTAGTACCTCCACTCTTTTGTAACGGGTAAAGCAGACAGAATTTGATATTTGCATCGAAATACATCCCTACTGACAAAAGTTCAGTGCTCTCTTAAGCCAAGATAAAGGGTTTATCAGGAATTTTGATTCGTTTATTCTTAATCTCAATGTTAACTCATCCTTATGCTGCTCAGGCTTTCGACATCTTGTGCATTCGTTTGTGGGTGTGTTGCACTTAATTCCCATAATAGGGCCTACAAATTATCATGAATCAAATTGTTTGTCAGGAGGGACATTGGCTCACGCCTACTTTCCCGAAAATGGCGACGCCCATTTCGACGAAGACGAAACGTTCACCATCGGCACCGACGCCGGCATCAACCTCTACATCGTGGCCGCCCACGAGTTCGGCCACAGTCTCGGTCTCCTGCACTCTAGCGATATGTCGGCGTTGATGTACCCCTGGTATCTGGGCTATGTGGAGGATTACCAGCTGCCGAGGGACGACATCAATGGAATTCAGCATCTCTATGGTAACCGTGTATTCTCGTTTAATCATGCCATGATAATACTGGGACccaattcatatatatataaaaaaaaaaaaagttggccCGATCCGCTAACAAAAGATGTGCTTGAAATCAAGCGTAAGGAGCTTTGTGAGACATAGTTACGATGGATATTCCTCTTTTGTTCAGTTCACCGAGTTACGCTTGATAAATCGAGCTTAAGATCAGTCGTAActctttatgaaacgggcccatTGGGTATAAACGAAAATTGTCATGTACATTTGCAACACCAATAAAGCAGCATCCTTTATCAGTTTGTACATTAAAACACCTGTTGATACAAAGGCCAAGCCAATAATCATTCCAAGAGCAAAATGCATATAGGCATACTTCCCCAAACCTATCAACATTAAGCATTCTTCGGAAGTCATCCCGAGAAGTCATCCGACCAGCCATCCGACAGAGAGAACTTTGGCATCCATGGCCAAGTTCCTTGAAAGTGAAACTCCTCTAATTTTTATTGCGGCTTGAAAATCCTACGTGAATGTGCATGCGGCCCTTGTGGATGAGGTGCTGGTTGAAGAGAAATCAGCCCCTTATAGTGGTAGATTTTCTGCTCCTTCTGGATGTATTGTGTATCATTTGGTAGCTATAACACTCTCTTAGTTGTTTTTGCCTCGTTTATGCTTTTCGTTATTGATGTATACATTACATATTAATGTTTGTCCGTCTCTCATGTATAGGAAAACCGGACGTTGAAAAGGACCCTGCAGGCGGCCGACCTGATACGGGTAGAAGCGGGGGCGGCAACCTACCACCCTGCAACAGTAGATGGGATTCAGCGACGTATTTCGGTAAATCAAAATTTACTGCTTATTCTTTGCACAAATTTGACAACTGAAAAAGCAGAGAGAGTAGAAAATACCTCTAAATTTTAGATTTTAATTCtaaacacagacacagacacagacacacacacaaagaaacaaaaatattggtTCTATTCAGGGCTGAAATAGACAAAAATggacacacaaagaaaaaaacacctttCACCCAGAAGATTCTGCTTTACTAATGCATTATAGAAGGTTATTGAATGCTATATGTCGAATATAGGCAAGACTCGAGAGATATGACATATCCGTAATAATGTCATGTCTGCTTCATCTTGATGTTGTATTTTAATCAtgtttttctgtcatacttTGAAATGATAATTCAAATGGGggtacaaaatgaaacacaagTCGTCACCACCACACAGCAGCTCCGCCACCATAATTCACCACTGTCACACTCAGACCCATGTAAAAACCTGAAATCACTTACGTTTTGGTTCTATCTTCGCTGTACCTTCTCCCCACAGAGCCCGATAATGTCGTCTATGCCTTCAAGGACCAGTACGTTTGGGCGATCGACAGTCAGGGCGTGGTCGACGGCTATCCGAAGAAGACTAGGAAAGTTTTTCCAGAGGCTCCTTCTAATATCCATGCTGTGGTTTCTTCGGGAAGGCGGACATACATGTTTAAAGGTAGGCTCGTCCGTTTGAGTAAGCGTTGAGGGCAGCAGGTTCTCAACCTTAAGGCACCCGATTCGAATCCCTCGGCACCTGGCAAGACGTTTTATCCGTGTATCGTAGACCTCACGACGTCGATCACTTGATTGTTTGCTTGCAAGCATTAGTTATAAATTCCTTGCATCACGATAGCGCGAAGTAAACCTGAAATCAAACTTCGGGCTTTGTGGGCAACTcaatctttttctgtttttgtgatcatcaaaacccacacaaacacataatattatcatttaAAAGTTTCAGCTACATGTATTCTTGAAGAGTGTAAAACTGAGGAATATACGTATACTTTGTCCTCTTTTCAGCTACTATAGCTACAACATACAAGTAGCAAATGTTAATGTTatgctatacatgtattacgaaCGCTTTATTGGAACTGAATGTATaactgaaatgtattcattatacAAGCTGAGTCCCCGTGTACTTACATTATTAATGCTATACGTAAGGAAAACGAATGAAAAATGGAAATTCATCATGAAATCGTTTCAACATTTTGCCTATAGGCAACAACATATGGAGATATTATAACAAGCGACTGGAAAACGGCTTTCCCCGTAAAAAGTCAGCGGATCTACCCAAGTCGGCCAACGCCGCTCTGCAGTGGGGAGGGAACGGCAAGATCTACATCTTCAAGGGATCTCGTTTCTACGAGTTCTACGAACATGATCTCACCGTCGGTCCGCCGATGAAGATCGCACAGCAATGGAAGGGCGTTCCTACGAAGATGGATGCTGCGCTTCAATGGCGGAACGGAAAGACGTATTTCTTCCGTGGTAACAAGTACTGGCGTTTCAACGATGCAAAGCTGTCCGTAGCCAAGGACTACCCGCGCCCCAAGTCCAAATACTGGTCGGGATGCGGCCTTTCGGGAACTCAGGATCTTCCCGCCAAATTACAATTGCGTCCTGACCAACAACCTACTACTGTACAGACTGAGGGCCAGTAGGAATGTTATGTtgactgaaaaaacaaacaaacaaaaaggagtTATGAATTTCCGGCTGCACATGTCAAGGAGAAACCAAAGATCAGTTTTGATTGATAAAGTATATACTGTTCTCTTATTCATGATCTATAAAATCATTCATataaggttttattttgcaagcTGCAAAGAccaaatattttcattaaaagctGATAGCCTCCAAACGCTCACGTCAGAGAAGGAGAAAACTGACAAGTTAGTGTCCATTTGCTTTCTGTTGTATAAAACATGAGTAATCTCATCTATTTTTCTATATGACACATATCTATATATCATATCTGCAGTCGTTAAGCGAAGATTTTGGTTTAAATGTTTCCTTCCTATTCGATTTGTGAAAAGGGGTCATGATatcaatacataaaaaaaaaaaaatcagtttccaGTGTCGTAATAACGGcaattcatcacattttgtaGCGCTCTTAAAACATCGTGGTTAAGTATGTGCACATCAATTATGAATTAAAAACATTAACTTTAACTTATGCATGTAACACATCAtaacaataaaacaataaatgacACGAAATATGCCAAAGACTCGTCCAGAACTTGTTAGGTTTTGTCTCAATAGACGGCTTCTCAATATGAAAATAGCCCTTTGTTCTCAGATTGGTGTATATCCGGATTATGGTTATTCgtgtcttcaaaaaaaaaaaaaagattgaaactATTCtaactcgaaaaaaaaaatgttcgtcgCTTATAATCTTGTAACATGAACTGACGATCATGACAATGCATGTCAGGACACGTAtaaatttttttaatgtaggaTTGACTCTGGAACACACAGACTTGATATCATAGTatgaaaaaattcaaaatgtcgtttgctttattttgaaaacaacaacaacaacacgtcACTATGTTGTGTTTAGACATCTAACGCTTCAAACCCTTTGTTTGTTAAGTTGTCAAGttttacacaaaacaaaatttgatattatcatgtatttttccatcaaaattgtTCATGAAGCCTTCTTAATTGTCATGTCAAAAACTCATATTGAGAACTCATATACCTATAATCATAGGCAGTCCGTGTTTGATCATGGATCATCTTCTGTATTTTGTgcgaattcttttttttttttgtacatactTGTTCTTGTCAGGCATTTCCACCATGCTATCTCATATATTTATCCATTGCTGTTTGTATGGTTGTTTAAAATGAGAAATAGTgatacaataaaatgaaaatgtttgtataataAGACAACTTATTCTTCCTATAGTTGTTTTTACTCATTGTAGGGTGTATTACGTATTATAATTAAGCAGAAGACATAATTTCAATATTGTAGGGTCTGGTATATGAGTTTActaggggcccgttgcataaaactccaacctgatttttttccggttgaaatcacaaaattctggttggaagctcccaaccagagtttttatgcaacggattttataTTCTTATGTTAGCaactttaaaaaattcaggttgggcaaatcccaacctg
Above is a window of Diadema setosum chromosome 4, eeDiaSeto1, whole genome shotgun sequence DNA encoding:
- the LOC140226950 gene encoding stromelysin-1-like, with the translated sequence MEPRTWLLLVVLAVLHPWSSSAPTGAQRRSKSGQRRSESSRASSPSPISYLEKYGYLVTGVQHSPTSLESAIRVFQEFAGLEQTGLLDEATQEKLSAKRCGVEDIVGTAGMGKQQNLRTNGTSRFRRYNTDGTKWSKTSLTYYFKNYTPDLTRAQVRDAIRRAFQLWADVSPLTFSETSDRNADILIEFAAGVHSDGFAAAFDGPGGTLAHAYFPENGDAHFDEDETFTIGTDAGINLYIVAAHEFGHSLGLLHSSDMSALMYPWYLGYVEDYQLPRDDINGIQHLYGKPDVEKDPAGGRPDTGRSGGGNLPPCNSRWDSATYFEPDNVVYAFKDQYVWAIDSQGVVDGYPKKTRKVFPEAPSNIHAVVSSGRRTYMFKGNNIWRYYNKRLENGFPRKKSADLPKSANAALQWGGNGKIYIFKGSRFYEFYEHDLTVGPPMKIAQQWKGVPTKMDAALQWRNGKTYFFRGNKYWRFNDAKLSVAKDYPRPKSKYWSGCGLSGTQDLPAKLQLRPDQQPTTVQTEGQ